One region of Bombus affinis isolate iyBomAffi1 chromosome 3, iyBomAffi1.2, whole genome shotgun sequence genomic DNA includes:
- the LOC126914195 gene encoding WD repeat-containing protein 36-like → MEHSKIFFKNRALGYVSNHIPLITRYITRRKDNLIITCVGDTFLTYSCTHFTLLNVSKTHPGEITCLAGDPYHTFTACGKEIYAWRRGGELRHTYKGHDYTVHILLPFGLCLVSIDENNIVKLWNINTEELITELDFSEKHFKITTIIHPNTYINKILLGSEQGQLQLWNLRVLKLIYTFKGWNTPVTALEQAPAIDVAAIGLRDGRIILHNLKLDETLFELVQDWGCVISISFRTDEHPIMATGSLEGHIVFWNLEQRKVESQLLKAHFKGVTGLKYLPNEPLLVSSSSDNSIKLWIFDLADGAGRLLRIREGHSEPPNIVRFYGDEGNNILTAGSDSSLRMFSTITEMLNKSFGRASFNRKAAKKRGRLIEDPLLMPPITNFAIESTREKEWDNIAATHSGLGTVTTWSSNKTKMGEHKLILEKFKSNRNIIATCVSITKCGDFVVIGYNSGHVERFNIQSGIHRASYGTNKGAHQGPVKGVMVDLLNQTVITAGRDAFIKFWRFKPKAGDTEPVTKVILDEPVEWLRYHNDSSLIAVALEDFTIILVDLDTKRIVRRFEGHQARLTDACFNPDSRWLVTASMDCTIRIWDIPSSNLIDIFRVPEACTSLSFSPTGEFLATIHVCNLGIYLWSNRTLYSHISLKGVNEDDPIPTIGLPGSIIEVTDINEDELTEPELDYVSPAQLQEGLITMSGLPHSRWQNLLNIDIIKKKNKPKEPPKAPESAPFFLPTIPSLELKFDLSGVKDTEVNKKLIIHPELQNLTLFAKSLLSMKDSEFEEVVKKLKNMNPSFIDFEIQSLSADERTSNTLLLQFMKMIYHMIEKKMDFELAQAYLAVFLKCHGTTITEDETLRNYLDTLQEIQSKSWFVLRDKLFHNLSVVQALKKM, encoded by the exons ATGGAAcacagtaaaatatttttcaaaaatcgcGCATTAGGATATGTCAGTAATCACATTCCTCTTATAACAAGATATATTACAAGGCGAAAAGACAATCTTATAATAACATGCGTCGGTGATACGTTTCTTACGTACAGCTGTACACATTTCACGCTTCTTAACGTATCAAAAACGCATCCAGGTGAAATTACATGTCTCGCGGGAGACCCTTATCACACTTTTACAGCATGTGGAAAAGAAATATACGCTTGGCGGAGAGGAGGAGAGTTAAGACATACTTATAAAGGACATGATTACACAGTGCATATTCTGTTACCTTTTGGTCTTTGTTTAGTATCTATTGATGAGAACAACATTGTTAAACTGTGGAATATTAATACAGAAGAGCTGATAACAGAACTTGATTTCAGTGAGAAACATTTCAAAATTACAACAATAATACATCCTAACAcctatataaacaaaatattactTGGAAGTGAACAAGGTCAACTGCAGTTATGGAATTTGAGAGttctaaaattaatttacacGTTTAAAGGCTGGAATACACCAGTAACTGCACTTGAACAGGCACCTGCAATAGACGTTGCAGCAATAGGTTTAAGAGATGGAagaattatattacataatttgaAGCTTGATGAAACACTTTTTGAATTAGTACAAGATTGGGGTTGTGTAATATCCATTAGTTTCCGAACAGACGAGCATCCAATAATGGCCACAGGAAGTTTAGAGGGTCACATTGTATTTTGGAACTTAGAACAACGTAAAGTAGAAAGCCAACTCCTTAAAGCTCATTTTAAGGGTGTAACAGGACTAAAATATTTACCCAATGAACCATTGTTAGTATCTTCTTCTTCCGACAATTCTATAAAGTTATGGATATTTGACTTAGCTGATGGAGCTGGAAGACTTTTAAGAATTAGAGAAGGTCATTCAGAACCTCCTAATATTGTTCGTTTTTATGGAGATGAAggtaataatatattaacagCTGGAAGTGATTCTTCTTTGAGGATGTTTTCCACAATTACGGAAATGTTGAATAAAAGCTTTGGAAGAGCATCATTCAACAGAAAAGCtgcaaagaaaagaggaagactTATTGAGGATCCTTTATTAATGCCACCAATTACTAATTTTGCTATAGAGTCaacaagagaaaaagaatgGGATAACATTGCAGCAACACATTCTGGTTTGGGTACAGTCACTACTTGGTCTTCTAATAAGACAAAAATGGGAGAACACAAATTAATCCTAGAAAAGTTTAAAAGCAATCGTAACATTATTGCAACTTGTGTATCTATAACAAAATGTGGAGATTTTgttgttataggatataatagTGGCCATGTAGAAAGATTTAATATACAATCAGGAATTCACAGAGCTAGCTATGGTACTAATAAAGGAGCACATCAAGGTCCTGTGAAAGGTGTAATGGTAGATCTTTTAAATCAAACTGTAATCACTGCTGGCAGAGATGCATTTATAAAGTTTTGGAGATTTAAACCAAAAGCAG gaGATACTGAACCAGTAACAAAAGTGATATTGGATGAACCAGTTGAATGGTTACGATATCATAATGATAGTTCCCTTATAGCTGTAGCATTGGAAGATTTTACTATTATATTAGTAGATCTTGACACTAAAAGAATTGTCCGACGTTTTGAAGGACATCAAGCGCGATTAACAGACGCATGTTTTAACCCTGACTCTAGATGGCTAGTAACAGCATCTATGGATTGTACAATTCGAATATGGGATATTCCTTCCTCTAATTTAATAGACATTTTTcgg GTACCAGAAGCATGCACGTCATTAAGTTTTTCACCTACTGGTGAATTTCTTGCTACAATACATGTATGTAACTTAGGTATATATTTATGGTCAAACCGTACCTTGTATTCCCACATTTCTTTGAAAGGAGTAAACGAAGACGATCCGATTCCAACGATCGGTCTACCTGGCTCAATAATAGAAGTTACTGATATTAATGAAGATGAACTTACTGAACCAGAATTGGATTACGTTTCTCCAGCACAACTTCAGGAGGGTCTTATTACAATGTCCGGTTTACCACACTCGAGGTGGCAGAATCTGTTAAATatcgatattataaaaaaaaagaacaagccGAAAGAACCGCCAAAGGCACCGGAGAGTGCACCTTTCTTTCTGCCAACGATTCCGTCTTTAGAATTGAAATTTGACCTTTCGGGTGTTAAAGATACCGAAGTCAATAAGAAACTGATTATTCATCCTGAGTTACAAAATCTTACTTTGTTTGCCAAATCCTTACTGTCTATGAAAGATTCAGAATTTGAAGAagttgttaaaaaattaaaaaatatgaatccTAGCTTTATCGATTTCGAAATTCAATCACTTTCAGCGGATGAAAGAACATCAAATACTTTATTACTTCAGTTTATGAAAATGATATATCATATGATAGAAAAGAAAATGGATTTTGAATTAGCACAAGCTTACCTAGCCGTATTTTTGAAATGCCACGGGACGACAATAACAGAAGACGAAACGTTAAGAAATTATTTAGACACATTGCAAGAAATACAATCAAAGTCTTGGTTTGTATTGAGAGATAAATTGTTTCATAATCTAAGTGTTGTACAAGCTTTGAAGAagatgtaa